From one Neovison vison isolate M4711 chromosome 1, ASM_NN_V1, whole genome shotgun sequence genomic stretch:
- the CD24 gene encoding signal transducer CD24, producing the protein MGRAMVARLGLGLLLLALLLPTQIYSNTTNMTTANNSSQSTSTAPNPANTTTTPTGGALQSTASLFAISFSLLQLYC; encoded by the exons ATGGGCAGAGCGATGGTGGCCAGGCTCGGACTGGGGCTGCTGCTTCTGGCGCTGCTCCTACCCACGCAG atttattcaAATACAACAAATATGACAACTGCAAACAACTCCTCCCAGAGTACCTCGACTGCTCCCAATCCAGCTAATACCACCACCACACCAACTGGCGGTGCTCTGCAGTCAACAGCCAGTCTCTTCGCAATCTCGTTCTCCCTTCTACAGCTCTACTGTTAA